One genomic region from Conexibacter woesei DSM 14684 encodes:
- a CDS encoding plastocyanin/azurin family copper-binding protein, translating to MSRRRRGAIVATVAASAFAVGIAGCGGDDLKGNRADLVHGKQLFVERCGACHTLARAGTRGTAGPDLDTAFAQSLQDGFGRDTVRGVVHEQILYPISRMPERIVKGQSAIDVAAYVGEVAAKPGEDEGALAAAVRRVEQRTAAAENGKLEIDADPDGQLAYVVSAATAPAGPLEIDSRNEASIPHDIALQEGTSGPDLGRGETVSNGGVSRVSVDVRPGDYTFYCTLPGHREAGMEGRLTVR from the coding sequence ATGAGCCGACGGAGACGAGGAGCAATCGTCGCCACGGTCGCGGCCTCGGCATTCGCCGTCGGTATCGCTGGCTGCGGTGGTGACGATCTCAAGGGAAACCGCGCCGACCTGGTCCACGGGAAGCAGCTTTTCGTGGAGAGATGCGGCGCATGCCACACGCTGGCGCGTGCGGGCACGAGAGGCACGGCTGGGCCGGACCTCGACACTGCCTTCGCGCAGTCGCTGCAGGACGGCTTCGGGCGCGACACCGTCAGAGGGGTCGTACACGAGCAGATCCTGTACCCGATCTCGAGAATGCCCGAGAGAATCGTCAAGGGCCAGTCCGCGATCGACGTCGCCGCCTACGTCGGCGAGGTCGCAGCGAAGCCTGGCGAGGACGAGGGCGCGCTCGCGGCGGCCGTCAGAAGAGTCGAGCAGAGAACCGCCGCCGCCGAGAACGGCAAGCTCGAGATCGACGCCGATCCCGACGGCCAGCTCGCCTACGTCGTCAGCGCCGCGACCGCGCCGGCCGGACCGCTCGAGATCGACTCGAGAAACGAGGCCTCGATCCCGCACGACATCGCCCTCCAGGAGGGCACGAGCGGTCCCGACCTCGGTAGAGGCGAGACGGTCTCCAACGGCGGCGTGTCGAGAGTCTCGGTCGACGTGAGACCGGGCGACTACACCTTCTACTGCACCCTTCCAGGCCACCGTGAGGCGGGCATGGAAGGCAGACTCACCGTCAGATAA
- a CDS encoding cytochrome c oxidase assembly protein encodes MQFAFDPVVLVLTALACWLYVRALGILRRRNLHVGRGQQACWWIGIALLTVGLNGPLDAYDGELMSAHMAQHLLLGDLAAPFLLAGLRAPMLFFYLPRPALVLLARRRLLRRIFRFLRQPLVALPLYVLTIYAWHESTLFEGAISNPFLHALQHEFFLAANLLLWWPVLEPARRRMPGQLWKIGYIFAARMSTMFLGMIFVFTRGVLYAGAYGTGERPGGFSPRADQGTAGGMMMTLDIVIMVAALAWFFYHASQQEDRDQARASADAVRAREDGPPADASASLARTQGA; translated from the coding sequence ATGCAGTTCGCGTTCGACCCCGTCGTCCTCGTCCTGACCGCGCTCGCGTGCTGGCTGTACGTCCGCGCGCTCGGGATCCTGCGGCGCCGCAACCTGCACGTCGGACGCGGGCAGCAAGCGTGCTGGTGGATCGGCATCGCGCTGCTGACGGTCGGCCTCAACGGGCCGCTCGACGCCTACGACGGCGAGCTGATGAGCGCCCACATGGCGCAGCACCTGCTGCTCGGGGACCTCGCGGCGCCGTTCCTGCTCGCCGGCCTGCGGGCGCCGATGCTGTTCTTCTACCTCCCCCGCCCCGCGCTCGTGCTGCTGGCGAGACGGCGGCTGCTGCGGCGGATCTTCCGCTTCCTGCGCCAGCCGCTCGTCGCGCTGCCGCTCTACGTGCTGACGATCTACGCCTGGCACGAGAGCACGCTGTTCGAGGGCGCGATCAGCAACCCGTTCCTGCACGCGCTCCAGCACGAGTTCTTCCTCGCCGCGAACCTGCTGCTGTGGTGGCCGGTGCTGGAGCCGGCCCGCCGGCGGATGCCCGGGCAGCTGTGGAAGATCGGCTACATCTTCGCCGCGCGGATGTCGACGATGTTCCTCGGCATGATCTTCGTCTTCACCAGAGGCGTCCTCTACGCCGGCGCCTACGGCACCGGCGAACGCCCCGGCGGCTTCTCACCGCGGGCCGACCAGGGCACCGCCGGCGGCATGATGATGACGCTCGACATAGTGATCATGGTCGCCGCGCTGGCGTGGTTCTTCTACCACGCCTCGCAGCAGGAAGACCGCGATCAGGCGAGAGCGAGCGCGGATGCGGTGAGAGCTCGCGAAGATGGCCCGCCGGCGGATGCATCGGCGTCTCTGGCGCGGACGCAGGGAGCGTAG
- a CDS encoding cytochrome c oxidase subunit 3: protein MDPQMLGMLLFIISEIMVFGAFFTAYFFIRVVDGNPWPAEGTELPKLIAGVNTAILLSSSITLHWALEAVKRGNRGAFKAGMATTFLLGATFLFVQINEYVNIGFAPYDSAQASVFYGLTGLHGAHVALGLMILLMVTVRAFRGHFSAEEHRGVEIPGIYWHFVDVMWVVVYSTVYLL, encoded by the coding sequence GTGGACCCGCAGATGCTCGGAATGCTGCTGTTCATCATCTCCGAGATCATGGTCTTCGGGGCCTTCTTCACGGCCTACTTCTTCATCCGGGTCGTGGACGGCAACCCGTGGCCGGCGGAGGGGACGGAGCTGCCGAAGCTGATCGCCGGTGTCAACACAGCGATCCTCCTCTCCTCCTCGATCACGCTCCACTGGGCGCTCGAGGCGGTCAAGCGCGGGAACCGCGGCGCGTTCAAGGCCGGCATGGCGACGACCTTCCTGCTCGGCGCGACGTTCCTGTTCGTGCAGATCAACGAGTACGTCAACATCGGCTTCGCGCCGTATGACAGCGCGCAGGCGTCGGTCTTCTACGGGCTGACCGGCCTGCACGGTGCCCACGTCGCGCTCGGCCTGATGATCCTCCTGATGGTCACCGTCCGGGCGTTCCGCGGCCACTTCTCGGCCGAGGAGCACCGCGGCGTCGAGATCCCCGGGATCTACTGGCACTTCGTCGACGTGATGTGGGTCGTCGTCTACAGCACGGTCTACCTGTTGTAG
- a CDS encoding universal stress protein, producing the protein MARRVLVVANETHGGRSLVDAIRARHEAGDAEFVVIAPQNRPHSGYVIYDEAVRDAARARVDATLHALREHEIAAYGDVMDPDPYSATLDAVREYGIDEIIISTHPETRSGWMRRDLVERVHDATGLPVQHVVVDLAADRDETTHTLVVANHTARGEPLFEELRKRAAASPHTFTVIVPQDGGEGHHTEKARARLEALLGRLHEEGIPATGGIGDPDPYTAVANALQFYRVDDLIISTLPKMRSRWMRSDLIGRVQKLTAAPVQHVEIDIATEPAQAGAKAA; encoded by the coding sequence ATGGCCAGAAGAGTCCTCGTCGTGGCGAACGAAACCCACGGCGGCCGCAGCCTCGTCGACGCGATCCGCGCCCGGCATGAGGCAGGCGACGCCGAGTTCGTCGTGATCGCGCCCCAGAACCGCCCGCACTCCGGCTACGTCATCTACGACGAAGCCGTCCGCGACGCGGCCAGAGCCCGCGTCGACGCCACCCTCCACGCGCTCAGAGAGCACGAGATCGCCGCGTACGGCGACGTGATGGATCCGGACCCCTACTCGGCGACGCTCGACGCGGTGCGCGAGTACGGGATCGACGAGATCATCATCTCGACGCACCCCGAGACGCGCTCGGGCTGGATGCGGCGTGACCTCGTCGAACGCGTCCACGACGCGACCGGCCTGCCGGTCCAGCACGTCGTCGTCGACCTCGCGGCCGACAGGGACGAGACGACCCACACGCTCGTCGTCGCCAACCACACGGCGAGAGGCGAGCCGCTGTTCGAGGAGCTGCGCAAGCGCGCCGCCGCCTCGCCTCACACCTTCACGGTGATCGTGCCCCAGGACGGCGGCGAGGGCCACCACACGGAGAAGGCACGCGCGCGCCTCGAGGCGCTGCTCGGCCGCCTCCACGAGGAAGGCATACCGGCGACCGGCGGCATCGGCGACCCCGATCCGTACACGGCCGTCGCGAACGCGCTGCAGTTCTACCGCGTCGACGACCTGATCATCTCGACGCTGCCGAAGATGCGCTCGCGCTGGATGCGCTCGGACCTGATCGGCCGCGTCCAGAAGCTCACCGCCGCGCCCGTCCAGCACGTCGAGATCGACATCGCCACCGAGCCGGCCCAAGCGGGAGCGAAGGCAGCCTGA
- a CDS encoding cytochrome c oxidase subunit I: MTAKLRAPGWYRAALFVLLGLAFAYVLVGVGRTAMHFPDAWSDGEAITNVALIAMPLFFLVGLGCFDYWFYYAAGRPTRAEDHSSHGATSWKDYFRVNTDHKVIGIQYVVTSFFFLFLGGLIAMLMRAELAQPGMQFVDSSTFNGLFSVHAALLIFLFVIPVFAGIANYVLPLMIGAPDMAFPRLNALSFWMLPPAGILLTASFFAPGGAFASGWTAYAPLSTEMPLGQAFFTIGVQFAGAASIATALNFLVTIITMRAPGMSFFRMPLLVWANFATSLLVVIATPFIAASQFFVLLDRALGFQYFDAFVGAGKDGSVLMYQHVFWFYSHPAVYIMMLPGFGIVSEIISVKSRKPIFGYRMMAFSLLAIVVLGFTVWAHHMFVSGMQNWIRIPMMITTAIIAVPTGIKIFSWLATMWRGVLHLDTPMLFALGFLTTFTLGGISGVMLSMIPFDIYVSDTYFIVAHIHYVLFGGSLFTIFAGVYYWFPKMTGRMYDETLGKIHFWATFVFFNVTFGPMHLLGLDGMPRRVADYAEQFAALNLFVSIASFLLGLSMLVFLYNMVVSWRGGPRAAANPWRALTLEWQVSSPPPIFNFDAVPTVVGGPYEYGVPGAVHGIFQSPAEAKPTPAGSVATSPSRE; encoded by the coding sequence ATGACCGCAAAGCTCCGCGCCCCAGGCTGGTATCGAGCAGCGCTGTTCGTGCTGCTCGGGCTCGCCTTCGCGTACGTGCTCGTCGGCGTCGGCCGCACGGCGATGCACTTCCCCGACGCCTGGAGCGACGGCGAGGCGATAACGAACGTCGCGCTGATAGCGATGCCGCTGTTCTTCCTCGTCGGCCTCGGCTGCTTCGACTACTGGTTCTACTACGCGGCCGGCCGGCCGACGCGCGCCGAGGACCACTCTTCGCACGGCGCGACGAGCTGGAAGGACTACTTCCGCGTCAACACCGATCACAAGGTGATCGGCATCCAGTACGTCGTCACGTCGTTCTTCTTCCTCTTCCTCGGCGGCCTGATCGCGATGCTGATGCGCGCGGAGCTGGCCCAGCCGGGCATGCAGTTCGTCGACAGCTCGACCTTCAACGGCCTCTTCTCGGTCCACGCGGCGCTGCTGATCTTCCTGTTCGTGATCCCGGTCTTCGCCGGGATAGCGAACTACGTCCTGCCGCTGATGATCGGCGCGCCGGACATGGCCTTCCCGCGCCTGAACGCGCTGTCGTTCTGGATGCTGCCGCCCGCCGGCATCCTCCTGACGGCCAGCTTCTTCGCCCCCGGCGGCGCGTTCGCGAGCGGTTGGACGGCCTACGCCCCGCTCTCGACCGAGATGCCGCTCGGGCAGGCGTTCTTCACGATCGGCGTCCAGTTCGCCGGCGCCGCCTCGATCGCGACTGCGCTGAACTTCCTCGTCACGATCATCACGATGCGCGCGCCCGGGATGAGCTTCTTCCGCATGCCGCTGCTCGTGTGGGCGAACTTCGCGACCTCGCTGCTGGTCGTGATCGCGACGCCGTTCATCGCCGCCTCGCAGTTCTTCGTGCTGCTCGACCGCGCGCTCGGCTTCCAGTACTTCGACGCGTTCGTCGGCGCCGGCAAGGACGGCAGCGTGCTGATGTACCAGCACGTCTTCTGGTTCTACTCCCACCCGGCGGTCTACATCATGATGCTGCCGGGCTTCGGGATCGTCAGCGAGATCATCTCGGTCAAGTCGCGCAAGCCGATCTTCGGCTATCGCATGATGGCGTTCTCGCTGCTCGCGATCGTCGTGCTCGGCTTCACCGTCTGGGCGCACCACATGTTCGTCTCGGGCATGCAGAACTGGATCCGCATCCCGATGATGATCACGACGGCGATCATCGCGGTGCCGACCGGCATCAAGATCTTCTCGTGGCTCGCGACGATGTGGCGCGGCGTGCTCCACCTCGACACGCCGATGCTGTTCGCGCTCGGCTTCCTGACGACGTTCACGCTCGGCGGGATCAGCGGCGTGATGCTGTCGATGATCCCGTTCGACATCTACGTCTCGGACACGTACTTCATCGTCGCGCACATCCACTACGTGCTGTTCGGCGGCTCTCTCTTCACGATCTTCGCCGGCGTCTACTACTGGTTCCCGAAGATGACGGGCCGAATGTACGACGAGACGCTCGGCAAGATCCACTTCTGGGCGACGTTCGTCTTCTTCAACGTCACCTTCGGCCCGATGCACCTGCTCGGGCTCGACGGCATGCCCCGCCGCGTGGCGGACTACGCCGAGCAGTTCGCGGCGCTGAACCTGTTCGTGTCGATCGCGAGCTTCCTGCTCGGGCTGAGCATGCTCGTCTTCCTCTACAACATGGTCGTCAGCTGGCGCGGCGGCCCGCGCGCCGCCGCCAACCCGTGGCGCGCGCTGACGCTCGAGTGGCAGGTCTCCTCGCCGCCCCCGATCTTCAACTTCGACGCCGTCCCGACGGTCGTCGGCGGTCCGTACGAGTACGGAGTGCCCGGCGCCGTCCACGGCATCTTCCAATCGCCCGCAGAGGCGAAGCCGACTCCGGCCGGCTCCGTCGCGACGTCACCGTCCAGAGAGTGA
- the coxB gene encoding cytochrome c oxidase subunit II, which produces MRRHPVAQMVIVGAIASAIGIALALVIDWFPADAAKQAGPIDTLYDVLMIVSVPVFVLVTTVVLYCAWEFRMRPGQEQQDGPPIHGNTRLEVIWTAVPAIMLVALCSYAYAVLRDIEEKHPDTLVVNVSAQQFAWRYSYPQEGGRPVNSTMLVLPKDRPVLFKVRAEDVIHDFWVPAFRVKIDAVPGITTEVRATPTRTGRYPVVCAELCGLGHAVMRSTAWVVTPASFDRWLARQGQPTVNAGGGGESGRGGADLAAVGRDTFIASCGSCHTLADAGTSGAAGPDLTTALRGQSEADIREDIVDPDARVEEGYEAGVMPANFSETLSAEQIDGLVSYLTSVSR; this is translated from the coding sequence GTGCGTAGACATCCGGTCGCACAGATGGTGATCGTCGGTGCAATCGCTTCGGCGATTGGCATCGCGCTCGCCCTCGTCATCGACTGGTTCCCAGCAGATGCGGCCAAGCAGGCCGGCCCTATCGACACGCTCTACGACGTGCTGATGATCGTGTCGGTGCCCGTCTTCGTGCTCGTCACGACGGTCGTCCTCTACTGCGCCTGGGAGTTCAGAATGCGCCCTGGCCAGGAGCAGCAGGACGGCCCGCCGATACACGGCAACACGCGCCTCGAGGTGATCTGGACCGCCGTCCCGGCGATCATGCTCGTCGCGCTCTGCAGCTACGCCTACGCCGTCCTGCGCGACATCGAGGAGAAGCACCCGGACACGCTCGTCGTCAACGTCTCCGCCCAGCAGTTCGCGTGGAGATACTCCTACCCGCAGGAGGGCGGCAGACCGGTCAACAGCACGATGCTCGTGCTGCCGAAGGACCGCCCGGTTCTCTTCAAGGTCAGAGCCGAGGACGTCATCCACGACTTCTGGGTCCCGGCCTTCCGCGTCAAGATCGACGCCGTCCCCGGGATAACCACCGAGGTCCGCGCGACGCCGACGAGAACGGGCAGATACCCCGTCGTCTGCGCCGAGCTGTGCGGCCTCGGCCACGCGGTGATGCGCTCGACGGCCTGGGTCGTCACGCCGGCCTCGTTCGACAGATGGCTCGCGAGACAGGGCCAGCCCACGGTCAACGCGGGCGGCGGCGGCGAGAGCGGGAGAGGCGGCGCCGACCTGGCCGCTGTCGGCAGAGACACCTTCATCGCGAGCTGCGGCAGCTGCCACACGCTCGCGGACGCCGGCACCAGCGGCGCCGCCGGCCCGGACCTGACGACCGCGCTCAGAGGCCAGTCGGAGGCGGACATCAGAGAGGACATCGTGGATCCCGACGCCAGAGTCGAGGAAGGCTACGAAGCCGGTGTGATGCCGGCCAACTTCTCGGAAACACTTTCAGCGGAGCAGATCGACGGCCTCGTGAGCTATCTCACGAGCGTTTCGAGATGA
- a CDS encoding helix-turn-helix transcriptional regulator: MPTQRPGTIRHRTQLYNEAVRIVEAEYASDLELDDIARRVASSRRQLQRAYAEIGETTFREHLTRVRMERAAELLANGSLTVREVARRVGYRQPAQFAKTFRRHLGSVPSAYRARAREGTPPAQRAA; the protein is encoded by the coding sequence GTGCCAACGCAACGACCCGGAACAATCCGCCACCGCACGCAGCTCTACAACGAGGCCGTGCGGATCGTCGAGGCTGAATACGCCTCCGACCTCGAGCTCGACGACATCGCTCGCCGAGTCGCGTCCTCGCGACGCCAGCTCCAACGCGCCTACGCGGAGATCGGTGAGACGACCTTCCGCGAGCACCTGACGCGAGTACGCATGGAGCGTGCCGCCGAGCTGCTCGCGAACGGCTCGCTGACCGTCCGTGAGGTCGCCCGGCGTGTCGGCTACCGCCAGCCGGCGCAGTTCGCCAAGACCTTCCGCCGCCATCTCGGCAGCGTCCCGTCGGCGTACCGCGCCCGTGCCCGCGAGGGCACGCCGCCGGCGCAACGCGCCGCCTGA
- a CDS encoding CBS domain-containing protein, which translates to MQVREGMSATSLVVGPGHTLREAAELMHTRSIGSAIVLDQDQPGPGLLTERDVLAAIGRGLDPDREMVADHLTSDLVFAAPDWSLEQAACEMVRGGFRHLIVVEGGELVGVLSMRDVVRCWTEDGAVCAVPMGSGVAAR; encoded by the coding sequence ATGCAGGTACGCGAGGGAATGTCGGCCACATCGCTCGTCGTCGGTCCCGGGCACACGTTGCGGGAGGCGGCAGAGCTGATGCACACGAGGTCGATCGGATCGGCGATCGTGCTCGACCAAGACCAGCCCGGCCCCGGACTCCTCACGGAGCGTGACGTGCTGGCCGCGATCGGTCGTGGGCTCGATCCTGATCGTGAGATGGTCGCCGACCATCTCACGAGCGATCTCGTTTTCGCCGCGCCAGACTGGTCGCTCGAGCAGGCGGCCTGTGAAATGGTCCGCGGCGGCTTCCGCCACTTGATCGTGGTGGAGGGAGGAGAACTGGTCGGCGTGCTCTCGATGCGCGATGTCGTGCGCTGCTGGACCGAGGACGGCGCCGTCTGCGCCGTCCCGATGGGCAGCGGGGTCGCGGCGCGATAG
- a CDS encoding heme o synthase: MEASRVTSPVKPTHAHSGVRQVVADYITLTKPRVQLLLLLTTVATMEIAGSPSIGLILLTLLGGYLSAGGAGAVNHWYDRDIDARMARTANRPIPSGRVSPRAALIYGFGLQIASFALLSLTVNLLAATFALAGFLGYVFVYTMWLKRSTPQNIVIGGAAGAVPPLVGWVATTGSFDPAALYLFAIVFYWTPPHFWALSLRMKDEYAAVGVPMLPVVRGEDETRRQITLYTFLLVAVTFLPFAGQLFDGIYAVSAAVLGGWFLWSAIRLQRHPDRGAALKLYLFSMLYLALLFAAMVVDVKL, from the coding sequence GTGGAAGCGTCGCGCGTCACGTCCCCGGTCAAGCCGACGCACGCCCACAGCGGCGTGCGTCAGGTGGTGGCCGACTACATCACGCTGACGAAGCCGCGCGTCCAGCTGCTGCTGCTGCTGACGACGGTCGCGACGATGGAGATCGCGGGCAGCCCCTCGATCGGGCTGATCCTGCTGACGCTGCTCGGCGGCTACCTGTCCGCCGGCGGCGCCGGCGCGGTCAACCACTGGTACGACCGCGACATCGACGCGCGCATGGCGCGCACCGCGAACCGGCCGATCCCGTCCGGCCGCGTCAGCCCCCGCGCCGCGCTGATCTACGGCTTCGGCCTCCAGATCGCCTCGTTCGCGCTGCTGTCGCTGACCGTCAACCTGCTCGCGGCGACGTTCGCGCTCGCCGGCTTCCTCGGCTACGTCTTCGTCTACACGATGTGGCTGAAGCGCTCGACGCCGCAGAACATCGTGATCGGCGGCGCCGCCGGCGCGGTCCCCCCGCTCGTCGGCTGGGTCGCGACGACCGGCTCGTTCGACCCCGCCGCGCTGTACCTGTTCGCGATCGTCTTCTACTGGACGCCGCCGCACTTCTGGGCGCTCAGCCTGCGGATGAAGGACGAGTACGCGGCGGTCGGCGTGCCGATGCTGCCGGTCGTGCGCGGCGAGGACGAGACGCGCCGCCAGATCACGCTCTACACCTTCCTGCTCGTCGCGGTGACGTTCCTGCCGTTTGCCGGCCAGCTGTTCGACGGCATCTACGCGGTCAGCGCGGCGGTGCTCGGCGGCTGGTTCCTGTGGTCGGCGATCAGACTGCAGCGGCATCCGGACCGCGGCGCCGCACTCAAGCTCTACCTCTTCTCGATGCTCTACCTCGCGCTGCTGTTCGCCGCGATGGTCGTCGACGTGAAGCTCTAA